Proteins from a genomic interval of Yarrowia lipolytica chromosome 1E, complete sequence:
- a CDS encoding uncharacterized protein (Compare to YALI0E25047g, no similarity): MCPKDAIYFSELTHLPPSYTNSSSNMSTTDQKLPIDSQPLDEKAPSYEEATLEEAPSKQLDNVDPEAQTEQPKRKCRKALWVILGLLFLSPIIGMSIDACNEMMVREAGTPHHGQHHGKHHGEHHGEHHGNNQMMPAGDRHGKHHGMMRGRPHGMMRPGNMPCDEDKKQMQTVRVHYILPNGEHKVAEIHGGRFFPGRPQPEEQEKPEDKSEDKVEEESDSDSDSDSDSDSDSDSDSDDEEETVQVAPVPQVE, encoded by the coding sequence ATGTGTCCTAAAGACGCGATATACTTTTCAGAGCTGACCCATCTTCCTCCAAGTTACACAAACAGTTCCAGCAACATGTCCACCACCGACCAGAAACTCCCCATTGACTCCCAGCCCCTTGACGAGAAGGCTCCCTCTTACGAGGAGGCTACTCTCGAGGAGGCTCCCTCCAAGCAGCTCGACAACGTTGACCCCGAGGCCCAGACCGAGCAGCCCAAGCGAAAGTGCCGAAAGGCCCTGTGGGTCATTCTCGGTCTGCTTTTCCTCTCCCCCATCATTGGCATGTCTATTGATGCCTGCAACGAGATGATGGTGCGAGAGGCCGGTACTCCTCACCATGGCCAGCACCACGGCAAGCACCACGGCGAGCACCACGGCGAGCACCATGGCAACAACCAGATGATGCCTGCTGGCGACCGACATGGCAAACACCACGGTATGATGCGAGGCCGACCTCACGGCATGATGCGACCTGGCAACATGCCCTGTgacgaggacaagaagcagatgCAGACCGTCCGAGTCCACTACATTCTCCCCAACGGCGAGCACAAGGTGGCCGAAATTCATGGCGGCCGATTCTTCCCTGGTCGACCTCAGcctgaggagcaggagaagcctGAGGACAAGTCTGAGGAcaaggttgaggaggagtccgaTTCCGATTCCGACTCTGACTCCGACTCCGACTccgactctgactctgactctgacgatgaggaggagaccgtCCAGGTCGCCCCTGTTCCTCAGGTTGAGTAG